One genomic region from Panicum virgatum strain AP13 unplaced genomic scaffold, P.virgatum_v5 scaffold_1427, whole genome shotgun sequence encodes:
- the LOC120693991 gene encoding GDSL esterase/lipase At5g03610-like, whose translation MVNRRDVDLDDDYSVALVSVSNGHDYSHVSDTTSSEQMNAYIRDVTDGIVDAVKRLQDLGVSKVLVNSLPPLGCTPWRSRLSSYARCDSSGNNIANTHNMLLAQKLSGFEDVLLLDLYSTFDSVARSKSGSTPCCDTSDPNGYCGQEDGSGRAQYSLCANPDSYFYWDYMHPTQAGWEAVMDQLRGPIQDFLAISS comes from the exons ATGGTGAACCGCCGGGACGTGGACCTGGACGACGATTACTCCGTCGCGCTCGTCTCCGTCTCCAACGGCCACGACTACTCGCACGTCAGCGACACCACCAGCTCCGAGCAGATGAACGCCTACATCAGGGACGTGACGGATGGAATCGTGGACGCCGTGAAGCGGTTGCAGGACCTTGGTGTCTCCAAGGTCCTGGTGAACTCGCTGCCGCCTCTCGGCTGCACGCCGTGGCGCTCCAGGCTCAGCAGCTACGCTCGGTGTGACAGCAGCGGCAACAACATCGCCAACACGCACAACATGCTCCTCGCACAGAAGCTGTCTGGATTTGAGGACGTCCTGCTACTCGACCTCTACAGCACCTTCGACAGCGTCGCCCGATCCAAATCCG GCTCGACGCCGTGCTGTGATACCTCGGACCCCAATGGGTATTGTGGACaggaggacggcagcggcagagCTCAGTACAGCTTGTGCGCCAACCCGGACAGCTACTTTTACTGGGATTACATGCACCCGACGCAGGCCGGATGGGAGGCCGTCATGGATCAGCTGCGAGGACCCATCCAGGATTTCTTGGCCatctctagctag
- the LOC120693989 gene encoding uncharacterized protein LOC120693989: protein MVDPVWEHGEKRGSGFKCKYCGTSKSGGGATRFKDHLAHRGHDVIDCPSVPPAVKNFFISELDKIKAKKYERQQDRRRRDAAARSTQYVDFEGEEEEEEEQDDELQQALRHSREEYEFRQRAGPRYERGGGSGSGQARDPGGGSRPIGRMFSRSRSHIPERARDYNLATASGPRQQRIDTGPWTSKGRTARELLGRAWSKACHSVGIPGRKVDDPYFRAAIIETQKQGTGVTIPTGRDIDGKYLSENVEEIKKEINKWKQEFPEYGATIICDSWTGISRNSVINFLVYCNGMMYFWKSIDVTGKIQDHHLILKEITIVLNDIGPEDVIQIVTDNGSNFKKACKLLAEEYPHIVWQPCLAHTINLILKDIGKWDDHKAMIQSAQYICQWLYNSNSVHSMFKSATGGELVKWNATRFGTNYMFLESFMKKKDQFMIWMMSTEYRSSRHYKTEAGKYAFECMTSVQWWANMQYVINDVEPLYSFLRFADQDKTPTLGEVLMEYGSLKRTYHTRFHSDMARCDRIMEIVDRRLASVFEENVFGDLRKGLEKLFDIDRAARALQENTTSSDSS from the exons ATGGTTGACCCTGTTTGGGAGCATGGAGAAAAAAGGGGATCGGGTTTCAAGTGCAAGTATTGTGGCACATCAAAGAGCGGTGGAGGGGCAACACGGTTCAAGGACCACTTGGCACATAGAGGTCATGATGTTATTGATTGCCCTTCGGTTCCCCCCGCGGTGAAGAACTTTTTCATTAGTGAGTTGGACAAGATAAAGGCGAAGAAGTATGAAAGACAGCAAGATAGACGTAGGAGAGATGCTGCAGCTCGAAGTACTCAATATGTTGACTTTGaaggtgaggaagaagaagaagaagagcaggaTGATGAGTTGCAGCAAGCTTTGAGACATTCACGGGAAGAGTATGAGTTTAGGCAAAGGGCTGGTCCAAGGTATGAGAGGGGTGGTGGTTCTGGATCAGGCCAGGCACGGGATCCAGGTGGTGGCTCTAGACCAATTGGGAGGATGTTTTCTAGGAGTCGGTCACATATCCCCGAGCGGGCAAGGGACTATAACCTTGCTACTGCTTCCGGACCGAGGCAGCAGAGGATTGATACGGGGCCTTGGACGTCTAAGGGGAGGACTGCGAGAGAGTTGCTGGGTAGGGCGTGGTCAAAGGCTTGCCACTCCGTTGGTATTCCTGGACGGAAGGTAGATGACCCTTACTTTAGGGCGGCCATCATAGAGACACAGAAACAAG GTACTGGGGTCACGATCCCAACTGGGAGGGACATTGATGGAAAATATCTTTCAGAGAACGTGGAGGAGATAAAGAAGGAGATCAACAAGTGGAAGCAAGAGTTCCCTGAGTATGGTGCCACTATCATATGTGATTCATGGACCGGTATTTCTCGCAATAGCGTAATCAACTTCTTGGTATATTGCAATGGAATGATGTACTTCTGGAAGTCTATTGATGTAACTGGAAAAATACAAGATCATCATCTCATACTTAAG GAGATAACAATTGTTCTGAACGATATAGGGCCAGAAGATGTGATTCAGATAGTCACTGATAATGGCAGCAACTTTAAGAAGGCTTGCAAGCTGTTGGCAGAGGAGTACCCTCACATTGTGTGGCAGCCATGTCTTGCCCACACGATCAACCTCATTCTTAAAGATATTGGAAAGTGGGATGATCACAAGGCCATGATTCAGAGTGCCCAATATATTTGTCAATGGTTATACAATTCTAATAGTGTGCACTCCATGTTTAAGAGTGCCACTGGTGGGGAGCTAGTTAAATGGAATGCAACAAGATTTGGCACTAACTATATGTTTCTGGAGAGTTttatgaagaagaaagatcaattTATGATATGGATGATGTCAACTGAATATAGATCATCACGCCACTACAAGACTGAAGCAGGCAAGTATGCATTCGAATGCATGACCTCTGTTCAATGGTGGGCAAACATGCAGTATGTTATTAATGATGTGGAGCCTCTCTATTCTTTTTTGCGATTTGCTGATCAAGACAAGACTCCAACTTTGGGTGAAGTTCTTATGGAGTACGGCAGCCTCAAGCGTACATATCATACCCGGTTCCATTCAGATATGGCAAGGTGTGACAGGATCATGGAAATTGTT